In the Solanum pennellii chromosome 5, SPENNV200 genome, one interval contains:
- the LOC107019200 gene encoding uncharacterized protein LOC107019200 — MSIEKNQKSQKELFKIVQKLSVFDGVEIAAVFYNDCHKKPIVYPDYVGAIKTFEKFKKLPMHEQFETSGTIGEILQQLINEKKEQLRKLTEENNRKEMLIQLHNMKGEFSIDMIKLEDLNDWMHVMREYIKELKERMKAKKAEEEATTSSI, encoded by the coding sequence ATGAGCATCGAAAAAAACCAAAAATCACAAAAAGAGTTATtcaaaatagttcaaaaactcagTGTCTTTGATGGGGTTGAGATTGCTGCTGTCTTCTATAATGATTGTCACAAAAAACCTATAGTATATCCAGATTATGTTGGTGCCATTAAAacctttgaaaaatttaaaaagttgcCTATGCATGAGCAATTTGAAACCAGTGGGACAATAGGAGAAATTCTCCAACAATtaataaatgagaaaaaggAACAACTTCGAAAGCTAACGGAGGAGAACAACCGCAAAGAGATGTTGATTCAACTGCATAATATGAAAGGAGAATTTTCTATTGACATGATTAAGCTTGAAGATCTCAACGATTGGATGCATGTGATGAGAGAATATATCAAAGAactaaaagaaagaatgaaagcAAAGAAGGCGGAAGAAGAGGCTACCACATCGAGTATTTAA